Proteins found in one Candidatus Eisenbacteria bacterium genomic segment:
- a CDS encoding response regulator transcription factor, whose translation MSKGKILLVDDDPDLVEAMRLVLEGNGYECVHAPNGTRAIEAIPKEKPDLMVLDVMMDDLTEGFHVAYKIRKPEAGLEPFRGMPIIMLTAIGQRTGMKFDQKADADFLPVDEFMEKPVQPKELLAKVAHLLSRARGGRPAN comes from the coding sequence ATGAGCAAGGGGAAGATCCTCCTGGTTGATGACGATCCGGATCTCGTTGAGGCGATGCGACTCGTCCTCGAGGGGAATGGCTACGAGTGCGTCCATGCGCCCAACGGCACGCGGGCGATCGAGGCGATCCCGAAGGAGAAACCGGACCTGATGGTCCTCGATGTCATGATGGACGACCTCACCGAGGGGTTCCACGTGGCCTACAAGATCCGCAAGCCCGAGGCGGGGCTCGAGCCCTTCCGGGGGATGCCGATCATCATGCTCACGGCGATCGGCCAGAGGACGGGGATGAAGTTCGACCAGAAGGCCGACGCCGATTTCCTTCCCGTCGATGAGTTCATGGAAAAACCTGTCCAGCCGAAGGAACTGCTGGCGAAAGTCGCCCATCTCCTCTCGCGGGCGAGGGGGGGGCGGCCGGCCAACTAG